The genomic segment ATTCTTAAAGATGTTAAATGCTCTGCATTGACGGTTAGCTTTGGTGGGTTGCTTGAGCTGGAGATATTGAAAAGGAAGGTATCTGCGTTTTATCGGTCTAACAGAGGATATGGTTTGACTGAGTATCATGAGCCTCAATCAGTTCCAGGACTTGAAGACAAAAAcaacagtgatgatgatgatgatgatgatgatgatgatgaagacgagaATGTTGATGATGGGTTAGAATTGCGTGCTAAACGTTCTAGCATAGAGGAAGCAGAAGCTTTGGATCCTGAAGAGTCGACTCTTCAGGGATCGTTAGAGAGGTGTTCCGGGTTTCCTGATCATAGGCTGCTCCACAGAAGGAAGGAAAAGAGCATTGCTGATATATTGGAGAATGATTCTTCTGCTAAGGTGAGATTTGAGACAGAACTAGTGAATGGAGATGTAAAGTCAAATGTTAAGTCGggtaggaaaaaaacaaaacgctttGATGAAGTTAATGGTGAGCTTGAAAATGTTACCACCACTACaccgaggagaagaaagagtgaAGTTTCTACAATCGAAAATGCTAGTCAGAAGCAAGTGGAAGAAGGTAGCAAAAGCGAAACTTCAagtaagagaaagaaaagggctgtggatgatgatgatgggagtggaaacagagaagagacaGAGAAAAACGAGGCTTCGAATGTGGATATAGATATTGATTCAACTCCTTTAGCTTCACTGCGAAAAAAGGTCAGGTTTGATATTTCCAAGAATGATGCAAGTGGCGAGACCGCCACACAATCATCAaagagggagaggaagaagagcaagTACCTTTCGCCTGATTTCTTGTCGGATTTTTCACGCAAAGGGAGTAAAAAGAGTCAGGTTGAATCTGAATCTTCTAACATTTCAAGTCAGAGCCAAGTAGGAGAGCAAATAACCGATGCTAATGACAGCATCATGgcagtggaagaagatgaattggATTTACCATGTGAGCCTTCATTTGATTATGGGTTAGGTCGCGAAGAACTGTCAGAGGAACTAAGTAACGCTGTCGATTTTCTGAGGTTGGGAGCTACACCAAAGGAAATGCAAGATCTAATTCGTGTATCAGCTCTTGGTACACAATATCCAAAAGACAGTAGCTCAAGAGACATGGTAAGAGAATTCATGACCATCTATAGAAGCTTCACATATCATCAGGGAGCCATTAACAAGACTTTAGGGGGTTATGATAGTtcagataaagaaaaagaacaactGAATGAGATGCCCAATCCCGAGACTAAggggaaagagaaaaaagataagaagcgTAAAGTGAAGCAGCCAGCAGAGGAGGTTGAGGAAACTCGGAAAGAAGAGAATGAGACAGACAATAATGGGACAATGATGAAAGAGCAAAAACATAAGAAGTCTAAAACAAAGAAGCGAgctgatgaaggagaagaaacccGGAAAGAGTCAAGTGAGtcaataaagaaagagagaaaacggaAGAAGTCTGAATCAAAGAAGCAAgcagatggagaagaagaaactcagaaAGAGGCGAATGATTTAActaaaaaggagagaaaacgtAAGAAGTCCGAATCAAAGAAGCAAGGGGAAGCGGTTGAAGAAAAGGATACCCAGAAAGAATCGAGTGAGCCAaccaagaaagagagaaaacggaAGAAGCCTAAAcatgacgaagaagaaagcCAGAGTGAGACTGTGGAA from the Camelina sativa cultivar DH55 chromosome 12, Cs, whole genome shotgun sequence genome contains:
- the LOC104732796 gene encoding calponin homology domain-containing protein DDB_G0272472-like — encoded protein: MEMEVVLGIGEEEKPKASCASEIESAKEHDLGENTLKDDGGVVVVQENGFKVSVNGDGEGEKEKVNVVEAEKNLNESGVVVEDCVMNGVSSLLKLKEDMKEEEEEDGGDDEEEEEEEEEEEEEHGYCVGDFVWGKIKNHPWWPGQIYDPSDASDLALKIKQKGKLLVAYFGDGTFAWCGASQLKPFAESFKECSKVSNSKSFLVAVEEAVGEMGRHVERLLVCDCAEGKDKFDSRAANNAGIKEGVLVRDLRREMISSLLVGKHGEILKDVKCSALTVSFGGLLELEILKRKVSAFYRSNRGYGLTEYHEPQSVPGLEDKNNSDDDDDDDDDDEDENVDDGLELRAKRSSIEEAEALDPEESTLQGSLERCSGFPDHRLLHRRKEKSIADILENDSSAKVRFETELVNGDVKSNVKSGRKKTKRFDEVNGELENVTTTTPRRRKSEVSTIENASQKQVEEGSKSETSSKRKKRAVDDDDGSGNREETEKNEASNVDIDIDSTPLASLRKKVRFDISKNDASGETATQSSKRERKKSKYLSPDFLSDFSRKGSKKSQVESESSNISSQSQVGEQITDANDSIMAVEEDELDLPCEPSFDYGLGREELSEELSNAVDFLRLGATPKEMQDLIRVSALGTQYPKDSSSRDMVREFMTIYRSFTYHQGAINKTLGGYDSSDKEKEQLNEMPNPETKGKEKKDKKRKVKQPAEEVEETRKEENETDNNGTMMKEQKHKKSKTKKRADEGEETRKESSESIKKERKRKKSESKKQADGEEETQKEANDLTKKERKRKKSESKKQGEAVEEKDTQKESSEPTKKERKRKKPKHDEEESQSETVEPEKKNKKKKKKIEGKSKKKETERGFAGAELYVTFGPGSSLPKKEDLIEIYERFGTLDKERTDMLENNPSARVAFLDVPDGEKAFESSQEKCPFTTSSTVKFRLKYPNERTVKKKNEAEVAETTVEVEYLKKKMDEMRMLLDGCEGGMTEEVRVKFEGEIVNLLEKVRK